The Lactuca sativa cultivar Salinas chromosome 2, Lsat_Salinas_v11, whole genome shotgun sequence genome includes a window with the following:
- the LOC111883448 gene encoding protein CURVATURE THYLAKOID 1D, chloroplastic codes for MELCTSTRCIPNRLPNLTSFTPYRTCLQWKFSVPLKPNSISRNNQGSRHYNYSSIKASASDETSSGANQYVKEEPKVLNYSPVEESPNPDESSNGANQYVNEEPDSGVTEAQSDEKSGFGGFSLFKDDDDATSDDQFPQFDFLNKLNMELDFEDTFSISLLGVGGVTALWLTASIVGAIDNIPLFPKLMEVVGLGYTIWFSTRYLLFKKNRDELASKIEEIKQQVLGSKN; via the exons ATGGAGCTCTGCACTTCTACTCGTTGCATCCCAAATCGTCTACCAAATCTTACATCCTTTACCCCTTACAGAACTTGCTTGCAATGGAAATTCTCTGTCCCTTTGAAACCAAACTCGATTTCGCGCAACAATCAAG GGTCACGCCATTACAACTACTCTTCTATAAAAGCATCAGCGTCTGATGAAACATCAAGTGGAGCAAATCAGTATGTCAAAGAAGAACCAAAAGTACTCAACTACTCACCAGTAGAAGAATCACCTAATCCTGATGAATCATCAAATGGAGCAAATCAATATGTCAATGAAGAACCTGATAGTGGAGTGACAGAAGCTCAATCTGATGAGAAAAGTGGATTTGGAGGATTTAGTCTATTcaaagatgatgatgatgccACATCAGATGATCAATTCCCTCAGTTTGATTTTCTAAACAAACTCAATATGGAG TTGGATTTTGAGGACaccttttcaatttctttactaGGTGTAGGTGGTGTTACAGCCTTATGGTTAACTGCATCAATAGTTGGAGCCATTGATAATATACCTTTG TTCCCAAAATTGATGGAAGTTGTAGGCCTTGGCTACACTATCTGGTTTAGCACACGCTACTTGCTCTTTAAG aAAAACAGAGATGAATTGGCATCAAAGATCGAAGAAATTAAGCAACAGGTTTTGGGGTCGAAAAATTGA
- the LOC111886582 gene encoding putative F-box/LRR-repeat protein At5g02930, translating to MEDDIDMLSDIPEALQLRILSCLDAKQAVQTSMLSRTWVSLWTKIPVLEFRRLSFNKLDVFNTFVNKVLCRRDHLAKLDTLKFIAHKTSTQILKSVFDYAFSHGVKQLEASIVFGGNIAWPLSVCDSLRSLKLVSWSDRIKCPFLQGSTSFKNLTVIYLKGALITDVEPFSGFPMLESLTLLSCGLCNSNKTLRIHNLRLWHLIISTGMSCMKLETPRLRFLKYRGYDFPKHEGLSVLETLVIGYWGFYNRKHIYKRQEKRVLEDLLFFFSGLHNVKSLTLYSPIALLLNFYPDELMKRSSPFRVLKNVKMEFPVHCGRALDVCDDSCKESAFKCVKDYLLQHVPDAEFTITLLKADEWYDDDI from the coding sequence ATGGAGGACGACATCGACATGCTCAGTGATATACCCGAAGCCTTGCAACTTCGTATCCTCTCTTGTCTTGACGCGAAACAAGCTGTTCAAACATCGATGTTGTCAAGAACTTGGGTTTCTTTGTGGACTAAGATCCCAGTTCTTGAATTCAGACGCCTTTCTTTCAATAAACTCGATGTGTTCAATACATTCGTCAACAAGGTTTTATGTCGCCGTGATCATTTAGCCAAGTTGGACACGTTGAAGTTCATCGCCCACAAAACAAGTACTCAGATTTTAAAGAGTGTTTTTGATTACGCGTTTTCGCATGGTGTCAAGCAGTTGGAAGCATCCATTGTCTTTGGTGGAAACATTGCATGGCCACTTTCTGTATGtgactccttgaggagtttaaaACTGGTATCATGGTCTGATCGGATCAAGTGCCCGTTTCTACAAGGATCTACATCATTCAAGAATCTCACTGTTATATACCTCAAAGGTGCACTCATAACGGATGTTGAACCATTCTCAGGGTTTCCGATGTTGGAGAGTTTGACATTGCTTAGTTGTGGTCTTTGTAATAGCAATAAAACTCTTAGGATACACAATCTTCGACTTTGGCATTTGATAATCTCTACGGGAATGAGCTGCATGAAACTTGAGACTCCAAGACTCAGATTCTTGAAGTATCGAGGGTATGATTTCCCAAAACATGAGGGTCTTAGTGTTCTTGAGACCCTGGTGATTGGTTATTGGGGTTTTTACAACCGTAAACATATTTACAAGCGTCAGGAGAAGCGAGTCTTAGAAGATCTGCTGTTTTTCTTCTCTGGTCTTCATAATGTCAAATCGTTAACGCTTTACTCGCCTATTGCTCTTCTTCTAAATTTCTATCCTGATGAGTTGATGAAGCGTAGTTCACCCTTTCGGGTGTTGAAGAACGTGAAGATGGAATTTCCGGTTCATTGTGGTCGAGCGCTTGACGTATGTGACGACTCATGTAAGGAATCGGCGTTTAAATGTGTGAAAGATTACTTGCTCCAGCATGTTCCTGATGCCGAATTTACGATCACTCTTCTTAAAGCAGATGAATGGTACGATGACGATATTTGA